One Allostreptomyces psammosilenae DNA segment encodes these proteins:
- a CDS encoding sensor histidine kinase — MTTHTGPAVRGDAEGDGRRSGAQGSVPPSTTAPGTVTAGARATVTTSAATTVPRPAAAGAGSVSTASTGGASTGTSTGGAASTGGGADGGQAGPGGRGGGAEASGGSPGGRPRRRGRFGPRALWRAVRVSSLRVRLIALIALVALVSAVSASGIAYWLNRNAVLKRAQDSVVNDFRANLGRTADYLPEESVDCSRLSTMAQTMTENTAGSYQVLLVDDLADGSQCVGSSAPDWFTYESLPESLISAVNDPRPRTAENDWEYHLYWQRVERSGRPYLVAGTRTLPDGPTGYMITSLEPERRDLESLAWSLAVASLLALIAAALLAQAAAGMVLRPVRRLANAARQLGEGRLDTRLATTGPAELAELSRTFNDAAAAVEARIEELRAMEAQSRRFVGDMSHELRTPLTAMVAVTEVLDEEVDNLDPMVAPAVKLVVTETRRLNELVDNLMEVTRIDAGTARIQLDDFDVADLITACLEARAWLDSVELDTPRGVIAHLDPHRFDVVMANLIGNALKHGGPPVRVRLRTEPDPRPADRREATLVVEVEDGGPGIPPEVLPHVFDRFFKADSSRKRSEGSGLGLSIAAENARIHGGTITAGNAPGGRGAVFTLRMPLSRQPDPDPAEDEDGGEERGNEHG, encoded by the coding sequence ATGACGACACACACCGGCCCCGCCGTGCGGGGCGACGCGGAGGGGGACGGCCGGCGGTCCGGCGCGCAGGGTTCCGTCCCGCCCTCGACCACCGCGCCGGGCACCGTCACCGCCGGCGCCCGCGCGACCGTCACCACCAGCGCGGCCACCACCGTGCCGCGCCCCGCCGCGGCGGGCGCCGGCTCGGTGAGCACGGCATCCACCGGTGGGGCCTCCACGGGCACGTCCACGGGCGGCGCGGCCTCCACGGGCGGCGGCGCGGACGGTGGCCAGGCCGGGCCCGGAGGGCGCGGGGGCGGGGCGGAGGCGTCCGGCGGCTCCCCCGGCGGGCGCCCGCGCCGACGCGGCCGCTTCGGCCCGCGGGCGCTGTGGCGGGCCGTGCGGGTGTCCAGCCTGCGGGTCCGGCTGATCGCGCTGATCGCCCTGGTGGCGCTGGTCAGCGCCGTCTCGGCGTCCGGCATCGCCTACTGGCTGAACCGCAACGCCGTGCTGAAGCGGGCCCAGGACTCCGTGGTCAACGACTTCCGGGCCAACCTCGGGCGGACCGCCGACTACCTCCCGGAGGAGTCCGTCGACTGCTCCCGGCTGTCCACCATGGCCCAGACCATGACGGAGAACACGGCCGGTTCGTACCAGGTGCTGTTGGTCGACGACCTCGCCGACGGCAGCCAGTGCGTGGGCTCCTCCGCCCCCGACTGGTTCACCTACGAGTCGCTGCCGGAGAGCCTGATCTCCGCCGTCAACGACCCGCGCCCGCGCACCGCGGAGAACGACTGGGAGTACCACCTGTACTGGCAGCGCGTCGAGCGCTCCGGCCGCCCCTACCTGGTGGCCGGCACCCGCACCCTGCCGGACGGCCCCACCGGGTACATGATCACCTCGCTGGAGCCGGAGCGGCGCGACCTGGAGTCGCTCGCCTGGTCCCTGGCGGTCGCCTCGCTGCTGGCGCTGATAGCGGCCGCGCTGCTGGCCCAGGCCGCCGCCGGGATGGTGCTGCGGCCGGTGCGCCGGTTGGCCAACGCCGCCCGCCAGCTCGGCGAGGGCCGGCTGGACACCCGTCTGGCGACGACCGGTCCCGCGGAGCTCGCGGAGCTCTCCCGCACCTTCAACGACGCCGCGGCGGCGGTGGAGGCGCGCATCGAGGAACTGCGCGCCATGGAGGCGCAGAGCCGGCGGTTCGTCGGGGACATGTCGCACGAGCTGCGCACCCCGCTGACCGCGATGGTGGCGGTGACCGAGGTGCTGGACGAGGAGGTGGACAACCTCGACCCGATGGTGGCCCCGGCCGTGAAGCTGGTCGTGACCGAGACCCGGCGGCTGAACGAGCTGGTGGACAACCTGATGGAGGTCACCCGGATCGACGCCGGCACCGCCCGCATCCAGCTCGACGACTTCGACGTCGCCGACCTGATCACCGCCTGCCTGGAGGCCCGGGCGTGGCTGGACTCGGTGGAGCTGGACACGCCGCGCGGCGTCATCGCCCACCTGGACCCGCACCGCTTCGACGTGGTGATGGCCAATCTGATCGGCAACGCGCTCAAGCACGGCGGCCCGCCGGTGCGGGTGCGGCTGCGCACCGAGCCGGATCCGCGTCCGGCCGACCGCCGGGAGGCCACCTTGGTGGTGGAGGTGGAGGACGGCGGCCCGGGCATCCCGCCGGAGGTGCTGCCGCACGTCTTCGACCGGTTCTTCAAGGCGGACTCCTCGCGGAAGCGCTCGGAGGGCAGCGGGCTGGGCCTGTCCATCGCCGCGGAGAACGCGCGCATCCACGGCGGCACGATCACCGCCGGCAACGCCCCCGGGGGCCGCGGCGCGGTCTTCACGCTCCGGATGCCGCTGTCCCGGCAGCCCGACCCGGACCCGGCGGAGGACGAGGACGGCGGCGAGGAGCGGGGGAACGAACATGGCTGA
- a CDS encoding response regulator transcription factor: MGQNVGVAFLLLIEDDDAIRTGLEFALGRQGHRVVSAATGEDGLERLREQRPDLVVLDVMLPGIDGFEVCRRIRRNDSLPIILLTARSDDIDVVVGLESGADDYVVKPIQPRVLDARIRTVLRRSIPASDMVTLGNVVIDRSAMVVTKNGRELQLTPTELRLLLELSNRRGQALSRQQLLQLVWEHDYLGDSRLVDACVQRLRAKVEDVPSRPTLIRTVRGVGYRLDPPA, translated from the coding sequence GTGGGCCAGAATGTCGGGGTGGCCTTCCTGTTGCTGATCGAGGACGACGATGCGATCCGTACCGGTCTCGAGTTCGCGCTCGGCCGGCAGGGACACCGCGTGGTGTCCGCCGCCACCGGTGAGGACGGGCTGGAGCGACTGCGCGAGCAGCGTCCCGACCTGGTGGTGCTGGACGTGATGCTGCCGGGCATCGACGGCTTCGAGGTGTGCCGGCGGATCCGCCGCAACGACTCGCTGCCGATCATCCTGCTGACGGCGCGCAGCGACGACATCGACGTGGTGGTCGGACTGGAGTCCGGCGCCGACGACTACGTGGTCAAGCCGATCCAGCCGCGGGTGCTGGACGCCCGCATCCGCACGGTGCTGCGCCGCTCGATCCCCGCCTCGGACATGGTGACCCTGGGCAACGTGGTCATCGACCGTTCGGCGATGGTGGTCACCAAGAACGGCCGGGAGCTCCAGCTGACCCCGACCGAGCTGCGGCTGCTGCTGGAACTGAGCAACCGTCGCGGCCAGGCGCTCTCCCGCCAGCAGCTGCTCCAGCTGGTGTGGGAGCACGACTACCTGGGCGACTCCCGGCTGGTGGACGCCTGTGTGCAGCGGCTGCGCGCCAAGGTGGAGGACGTGCCCTCCCGGCCGACGCTGATCCGCACCGTGCGCGGTGTGGGCTACCGGCTGGACCCGCCGGCATGA
- a CDS encoding SigE family RNA polymerase sigma factor, translating to MSALKTCDTTAVRQVRHVRQVRPGSTGTVVHLPLTTAGRPVRPAPAVAPTTQDVAGAPAVPAPAAVPAQRAESRPVEAGDSQAERDFTAYVQERRSALYATAYHLTGDRHEAEDLLQSALLSTYRAWGRIADKGALSGYVRRTMTNLHISAWRRRKVNEYPTEDMPEVVGDTDTMGGTELRAVLWQALARLPENQRTMLVLRYYEGRTDPEIAQILGISVGTVKSSIWRALRRLRDDEALSYSDACSFEELVA from the coding sequence ATGAGCGCACTGAAGACCTGCGACACGACGGCGGTGCGGCAGGTGCGGCACGTCCGGCAGGTACGCCCCGGCAGTACCGGGACCGTGGTGCACCTGCCGCTGACCACCGCCGGCCGGCCGGTCCGCCCCGCTCCCGCGGTGGCTCCCACCACCCAGGACGTGGCGGGCGCCCCGGCGGTTCCGGCGCCCGCCGCCGTGCCGGCCCAGCGCGCCGAGTCCCGCCCCGTCGAGGCCGGCGACAGCCAGGCCGAGCGGGACTTCACCGCCTACGTCCAGGAGCGCCGCTCCGCCCTCTACGCCACCGCCTACCACCTCACCGGTGACCGCCACGAGGCCGAGGACCTGCTGCAGAGCGCCCTGCTCAGCACCTATCGGGCCTGGGGCCGGATCGCCGACAAGGGCGCGCTGAGCGGCTACGTGCGCCGCACCATGACCAACCTGCACATCTCGGCCTGGCGCCGCCGCAAGGTGAACGAGTACCCGACCGAGGACATGCCCGAGGTCGTCGGCGACACCGACACCATGGGCGGCACCGAGCTGCGCGCCGTGCTCTGGCAGGCACTGGCCCGGCTCCCCGAGAACCAGCGCACCATGCTGGTGCTGCGCTACTACGAGGGCCGCACCGACCCGGAGATCGCCCAGATCCTCGGCATCAGCGTGGGCACCGTCAAGAGCAGCATCTGGCGCGCGCTGCGCCGGCTGCGCGACGACGAGGCCCTCTCCTACAGCGACGCGTGCTCCTTCGAGGAGCTCGTCGCCTGA
- a CDS encoding ATP-binding protein, which yields MGTGIPAQAGPSTDGPNHPAPAPTTGARVVLLSGPSGSGKSSLAERCGLPVLRLDDFYKDGDDPTLPSLPDGSGTDWDAPESWHAGDALAAIRALATRGTSEVPVYDIARNGRVGTRTLRLDGADLFIAEGIFAADLIDSCRAEGLLADAVCLRVRPAVTAWRRLRRDVREARKPLPFLLRRGWTLMRAEGAIVARHTGLGARPCGPEEAHRRVVGLRTAGAAAADPRTATTTPVAPHRDLVPASSTSTSGAPPAPGLPQVPPRAQATSSSKEHASL from the coding sequence GTGGGCACGGGCATCCCCGCGCAGGCGGGCCCGTCCACCGACGGCCCGAACCACCCCGCCCCCGCCCCCACCACCGGCGCGCGCGTGGTGCTGCTCTCCGGGCCCTCCGGCTCCGGCAAGTCCTCCCTCGCCGAGCGGTGCGGCCTGCCCGTGCTGCGGCTCGACGACTTCTACAAGGACGGCGACGACCCCACCCTGCCGTCACTGCCCGACGGCTCCGGCACGGACTGGGACGCCCCCGAGTCCTGGCACGCCGGCGACGCCCTGGCCGCGATCCGCGCCCTGGCCACCCGCGGCACCAGCGAGGTGCCGGTCTACGACATCGCCCGCAACGGGCGCGTCGGCACGCGGACCCTGCGCCTGGACGGCGCGGACCTGTTCATCGCCGAGGGCATCTTCGCCGCCGACCTGATCGACTCCTGCCGCGCCGAGGGGCTGCTCGCCGACGCCGTCTGCCTGCGGGTGCGGCCGGCGGTCACCGCCTGGCGGCGGCTGCGCCGGGACGTCCGCGAGGCGCGCAAGCCGCTGCCGTTCCTGCTGCGGCGCGGCTGGACGCTGATGCGCGCCGAGGGCGCCATCGTGGCCCGGCACACCGGGCTGGGCGCCCGGCCGTGCGGGCCGGAGGAGGCGCACCGGCGGGTCGTTGGGCTGCGCACGGCGGGCGCCGCGGCCGCCGACCCCCGTACGGCGACCACGACGCCCGTTGCCCCCCACCGGGACCTGGTCCCGGCGTCTTCCACATCCACGTCCGGGGCGCCCCCCGCGCCCGGCCTGCCCCAGGTGCCCCCGAGGGCTCAGGCGACGAGCTCCTCGAAGGAGCACGCGTCGCTGTAG
- a CDS encoding aldehyde dehydrogenase family protein, with product MSETTDTTANAGGETAAPPRLAVAKTYKLFVGGAFPRSESGRVYEVTDGDGTARANAPLATRKDARDAVSAARKAFGGWSGATAYNRGQVLYRVAEMLQGRTGEFAGLVAAAEGLSVGRAGELVEATVDRLVWYAGWTDKLGAVLGTVRPVGGGRLAVGLPEPYGVVAVAAPSAGRGWSLLGAVTLLGAALAAGNTVVLVAAERDPLPVLSLGEVLAVSDVPGGVVNVLSGRPADLLPTLAGHGDVEVLDLSGLGGLDRPGALGGPDGAGSAGVELVEAAAGSLKEVLLPPRRGAGPDGTADAAADGTAAVDWTAEPALERLAERLRLRSLWQSAGV from the coding sequence ATGTCTGAGACGACTGACACCACCGCGAACGCCGGCGGCGAGACGGCCGCGCCGCCCCGTCTCGCCGTGGCGAAGACCTACAAGCTGTTCGTCGGGGGCGCCTTCCCGCGCTCCGAGAGTGGGCGGGTGTACGAGGTGACCGACGGCGACGGCACGGCTCGGGCGAACGCCCCGCTGGCGACCCGCAAGGACGCCCGGGACGCGGTCTCCGCCGCCCGCAAGGCGTTCGGCGGCTGGTCCGGGGCGACGGCCTACAACCGCGGCCAGGTGCTCTACCGGGTGGCCGAGATGCTCCAGGGGCGCACCGGCGAGTTCGCCGGTCTGGTGGCCGCCGCGGAGGGGCTGTCCGTCGGACGGGCCGGCGAGCTGGTCGAGGCGACCGTGGACCGGCTGGTCTGGTACGCCGGCTGGACGGACAAGCTCGGCGCGGTGCTGGGCACGGTGCGTCCGGTGGGCGGCGGGCGGCTGGCGGTCGGTCTGCCGGAGCCGTACGGCGTGGTCGCCGTGGCGGCCCCGTCGGCCGGCCGGGGCTGGTCGCTGCTGGGCGCGGTGACGTTGCTGGGGGCGGCGCTGGCGGCCGGGAACACGGTGGTGCTGGTGGCCGCCGAGCGGGACCCGCTGCCGGTGCTGTCGCTCGGCGAGGTGCTGGCCGTCTCGGACGTGCCGGGCGGCGTGGTGAACGTGCTGAGCGGCCGGCCGGCCGATCTGCTGCCCACGCTGGCCGGCCACGGCGACGTGGAGGTGCTGGACCTCAGCGGCCTCGGCGGCCTCGACCGTCCCGGCGCCCTCGGTGGTCCCGACGGCGCCGGATCGGCCGGCGTGGAGCTGGTCGAGGCCGCGGCCGGAAGCCTCAAGGAGGTGCTGCTGCCGCCGCGCCGCGGCGCCGGTCCGGACGGCACCGCGGACGCCGCCGCGGACGGCACGGCCGCCGTGGACTGGACGGCGGAGCCGGCCCTGGAGCGGCTCGCCGAGCGGCTGCGGCTGCGCTCGCTGTGGCAGTCCGCCGGCGTGTGA
- a CDS encoding aldehyde dehydrogenase family protein, whose translation MPDNTPATPVAPASPFAPRPALDSLADARLADRHRLLIGGRWVDGGAGSRPVLDPATGAPLTEVAAATAAQVDAAVAAARAAQPGWAGLAGAERAKHLFRLARLVQEHARELTLLEAANTGRPAADVKANDVAGAAQLLFHYAGWADKLRHAVPGARVAEPAARGVAALLLPWDAPLLTFARTAGPALAAGNTVVAKPAATTPLSVLRLAEIARRAGLPDGVLNVLTDGAPEGVGPDLAGHAGVDVVSFTGSTAVGRTVAALAARTGARTVLDLGDQAPHLLFDDAPLDEAVEAVVGAAFTGRGRPRGAIGRLLVQEPVLDEVVERLRARIARLRLGAPLDRNADLGPLHSAAQAARVAELVATAGAEGAEVWTAPEHGERLAELRAEGGEYAGGFWQAPVLVTGVTQAHAVAATELRAPVLPVLTFRTPAEGVEKANNTPFGGAAAVWSAKGAQALWAARRLRAGTVWVNEADAVDAAAPHHVGRQSGSGRAGGHHGLEAYLDV comes from the coding sequence GTGCCCGACAACACCCCCGCCACCCCGGTGGCACCCGCCTCCCCCTTCGCCCCCCGCCCGGCGCTGGACTCCCTCGCCGACGCCCGCCTCGCCGACCGGCACCGGCTGCTGATCGGCGGCCGGTGGGTGGACGGCGGCGCCGGCTCGCGCCCCGTCCTGGACCCGGCCACCGGCGCCCCGCTCACCGAGGTCGCGGCGGCCACGGCGGCGCAGGTCGACGCCGCCGTGGCCGCCGCCCGCGCGGCCCAGCCCGGCTGGGCCGGGCTGGCCGGCGCGGAGCGCGCCAAGCACCTGTTCCGGCTGGCCCGCCTGGTGCAGGAGCACGCGCGTGAGCTGACCCTGCTGGAGGCGGCGAACACCGGCCGGCCGGCGGCCGACGTCAAGGCGAACGACGTGGCCGGCGCGGCCCAGCTGCTGTTCCACTACGCCGGCTGGGCCGACAAGCTGCGGCACGCCGTGCCCGGGGCCCGGGTCGCGGAGCCGGCCGCGCGCGGCGTCGCCGCACTGCTGCTGCCGTGGGACGCTCCGCTGCTCACCTTCGCCCGCACCGCCGGTCCGGCGCTGGCCGCCGGCAACACGGTGGTGGCCAAGCCGGCGGCGACGACCCCGCTGAGCGTGCTGCGGCTGGCCGAGATCGCCCGCCGGGCCGGGCTGCCGGACGGCGTGCTGAACGTGCTCACCGACGGCGCCCCCGAGGGGGTCGGCCCCGACCTCGCCGGCCACGCCGGGGTGGACGTGGTCTCCTTCACCGGTTCCACGGCCGTCGGCCGCACGGTCGCCGCCCTGGCCGCGCGCACCGGCGCGCGCACCGTGCTGGACCTCGGCGACCAGGCGCCGCACCTGCTGTTCGACGACGCCCCGCTGGACGAGGCGGTCGAGGCGGTCGTCGGCGCGGCCTTCACCGGACGGGGCCGGCCGCGCGGCGCGATCGGCCGGCTGCTGGTCCAGGAGCCGGTCCTGGACGAGGTGGTGGAGCGGCTGCGGGCGCGGATCGCCCGGCTGCGCCTCGGCGCGCCGCTGGACCGCAACGCGGACCTCGGCCCGCTGCACTCCGCCGCGCAGGCCGCGCGGGTGGCCGAGCTGGTCGCCACCGCCGGGGCCGAGGGCGCCGAGGTGTGGACCGCGCCGGAGCACGGGGAGCGCCTCGCCGAGCTGCGCGCCGAGGGCGGCGAGTACGCCGGTGGCTTCTGGCAGGCCCCGGTGCTGGTCACCGGGGTGACCCAGGCGCACGCGGTGGCCGCGACCGAGCTGCGGGCGCCGGTGCTGCCGGTGCTGACCTTCCGCACCCCCGCGGAGGGCGTGGAGAAGGCGAACAACACCCCGTTCGGCGGGGCGGCGGCGGTCTGGTCGGCGAAGGGCGCGCAGGCGCTGTGGGCGGCGCGCCGGCTGCGCGCCGGCACCGTGTGGGTGAACGAGGCCGACGCGGTGGACGCGGCGGCGCCGCACCACGTCGGCCGCCAGTCGGGTTCCGGTCGCGCCGGCGGCCACCACGGTCTGGAGGCCTACCTCGATGTCTGA
- the deoC gene encoding deoxyribose-phosphate aldolase, which produces MPDPAADAAPTPAHAAGLADVTASDGSLRRFLHGLPAVDPAGLVARTAALGSARAVKGPAKAAAIDLAIRLIDLTTLEGADTPAKVRALATKARLPDPTDRSAPQVAAVCVYPDMVATAREAVAGSGVHVASVATAFPSGRASLAVRLADTREAVEAGADEIDMVIDRGAFLSGRYLKVFQDIVEVKRACGDAHLKVILETGELATYDNVRRASWLAMLAGADFIKTSTGKVGVNATPPVTLLMLEAVRDFEAATGIRVGVKPAGGIRTTKDALRYLLLVHTALGDAWLTPELFRFGASSLLGDLLMQRQKLTTGRYAGSDDVTVD; this is translated from the coding sequence ATGCCCGACCCGGCGGCCGACGCCGCCCCCACCCCCGCGCACGCGGCAGGACTCGCCGACGTCACGGCCTCCGACGGCTCGCTGCGCCGCTTCCTGCACGGCCTTCCCGCCGTCGATCCCGCCGGCCTGGTGGCCCGCACGGCCGCGCTGGGCTCGGCCCGCGCCGTGAAGGGGCCGGCCAAGGCGGCGGCGATCGACCTGGCCATCCGCCTGATCGACCTGACCACGCTGGAGGGCGCCGACACCCCCGCCAAGGTGCGGGCGCTGGCCACCAAGGCGCGCCTGCCCGACCCCACCGACCGGTCCGCGCCCCAGGTGGCCGCCGTGTGCGTGTACCCGGACATGGTCGCCACCGCCCGTGAGGCGGTCGCCGGCAGCGGCGTGCACGTCGCCTCGGTGGCCACCGCCTTCCCCAGCGGACGGGCGAGCCTGGCGGTCCGGCTGGCGGACACCCGGGAGGCGGTCGAGGCGGGCGCCGACGAGATCGACATGGTGATCGACCGCGGCGCCTTCCTGTCCGGGCGCTACCTGAAGGTCTTCCAGGACATCGTCGAGGTGAAGCGGGCCTGCGGCGACGCCCACCTGAAGGTGATCCTGGAGACCGGCGAGCTCGCCACCTACGACAACGTGCGGCGCGCCTCCTGGCTGGCGATGCTGGCCGGTGCCGACTTCATCAAGACGTCCACCGGCAAGGTCGGGGTCAACGCCACCCCACCGGTCACCCTGCTGATGCTGGAGGCGGTACGCGACTTCGAAGCGGCCACCGGCATCCGGGTCGGGGTCAAGCCGGCCGGGGGGATCCGCACCACCAAGGACGCGCTGCGCTACCTGCTGCTGGTGCACACCGCCCTGGGCGACGCCTGGCTGACCCCCGAGCTGTTCCGGTTCGGCGCCTCCAGCCTGCTGGGCGACCTGCTGATGCAGCGCCAGAAGCTGACCACCGGCCGGTACGCCGGCTCCGACGACGTGACGGTGGACTGA
- a CDS encoding PH domain-containing protein, with amino-acid sequence MNPPSDHRTPPPGEPERPGQPGQPGQSGGSGQPDEPRYADRTYRSVPSVVTGVAVLVIGGALVVDAALRTDGRELGAVLAATLLVVPLVVAYTLRPMVAAGHDRLLVRNPFRTVVAPWSTVEHVRAGMSSEVVVSGRTYQLWAVPVSLRQRKKAQRDNARAAAEGRRDARSLAGVEAPGQAWADHVVTELRELAEAGRERPGARGEPRVRWCWWIIAPAVAGLVALVGVLMGG; translated from the coding sequence ATGAACCCTCCCAGCGACCACCGCACGCCCCCGCCCGGCGAACCGGAGCGGCCAGGCCAGCCCGGGCAGCCCGGCCAGTCCGGTGGGTCCGGTCAGCCCGACGAGCCGCGCTACGCCGACCGCACCTACCGATCCGTCCCCTCGGTGGTGACCGGGGTGGCCGTGCTGGTCATCGGCGGCGCCCTGGTGGTGGACGCGGCGCTGCGCACGGACGGCCGGGAGCTCGGCGCCGTCCTCGCGGCCACGCTGCTGGTGGTGCCGCTGGTGGTGGCCTACACGCTCCGGCCGATGGTCGCCGCCGGCCATGACCGGCTGCTGGTGCGCAACCCGTTCCGGACGGTGGTGGCGCCGTGGTCCACCGTGGAGCACGTGCGCGCCGGGATGTCCAGCGAGGTGGTGGTCTCCGGACGGACGTACCAGCTGTGGGCCGTTCCGGTGTCGCTGCGGCAGCGCAAGAAGGCCCAGCGGGACAACGCCCGCGCCGCCGCCGAGGGGCGTCGGGACGCCCGCAGCCTGGCGGGGGTGGAGGCACCCGGGCAGGCGTGGGCCGACCACGTCGTGACGGAGCTGCGGGAACTGGCCGAGGCGGGGCGGGAGCGGCCCGGTGCGCGGGGCGAGCCGCGGGTCCGTTGGTGCTGGTGGATCATCGCGCCGGCGGTGGCCGGCCTCGTCGCGCTGGTGGGCGTGCTGATGGGGGGTTGA
- a CDS encoding family 16 glycosylhydrolase — translation MDGSTGRSRAELGRRSLLTGAAALAATTAVTTGTARPARAAAWETVLGTDTFSSYQALEANWNYLYPWGSDHNGTARMYASPTDHNHVYLSGDVLTLKASRISWNEGNSSSSPYLPIRYHSGAVHAKHQIRITSEFPDYEVKGEFQAPSAPGTWPAFWLTGVNSWPPESDILEFKGDARNWFNTFRTSSDVSSTIVPVSSPGGWHAYRAWITMVNSTDVEIHYYLDDTWRAVHRGAGFVGKPLWVICNLQMEGSSGGSGPSGDTYYRARNVYIGRSRV, via the coding sequence ATGGACGGAAGCACCGGCCGTTCCCGCGCGGAACTCGGTCGCAGATCGTTGCTGACCGGCGCCGCGGCCCTGGCCGCCACCACGGCGGTGACCACGGGGACGGCACGCCCGGCCCGGGCCGCCGCCTGGGAGACCGTGCTCGGCACCGACACCTTCTCCAGCTACCAGGCCCTGGAGGCGAACTGGAACTACCTGTATCCCTGGGGCTCCGACCACAACGGCACGGCCCGGATGTACGCGAGCCCCACCGACCACAACCACGTGTACCTCTCCGGCGACGTGCTCACGCTGAAGGCGTCCCGCATCTCCTGGAACGAGGGCAACAGCTCTTCCTCGCCCTACCTGCCGATCCGCTACCACTCCGGCGCCGTGCACGCCAAGCACCAGATCCGGATCACCAGCGAGTTCCCCGACTACGAGGTCAAGGGCGAGTTCCAGGCCCCGAGCGCCCCCGGCACCTGGCCGGCGTTCTGGCTGACCGGGGTCAACAGCTGGCCGCCGGAGAGCGACATCCTGGAGTTCAAGGGCGACGCGCGGAACTGGTTCAACACCTTCCGCACCTCCTCCGACGTCTCCAGCACGATCGTCCCGGTCTCCTCGCCGGGCGGCTGGCACGCCTACCGGGCCTGGATCACCATGGTCAACTCCACCGACGTGGAGATCCACTACTACCTGGACGACACCTGGAGGGCGGTGCACCGGGGTGCCGGATTCGTCGGCAAGCCGCTCTGGGTCATCTGCAACCTCCAGATGGAGGGCTCCTCCGGCGGCTCCGGCCCCTCCGGCGACACCTACTACCGGGCCAGGAACGTGTACATCGGCCGCAGCCGCGTCTAG